From a region of the Halomonas sp. HL-93 genome:
- the nudE gene encoding ADP compounds hydrolase NudE, with the protein MSRYDSTNDRSASGYPQKPRILARNTVAQSRLFHVEALDLRFSNGEERQFERLTGADRGAVMIVAMPDPEHVLLIREYAAGFEDYVLTLPKGLVDPGEDIITAANRELMEECGVGAHHLEPLTELSLAPNYMRHRMQVLMATDLYPKRLPGDEPEPLIVETHALEELPALLLREDFHEARAIAALYIARDKLREEKRNNATDLL; encoded by the coding sequence ATGTCCCGCTACGATTCAACCAACGACCGCTCCGCATCGGGCTACCCTCAAAAACCCCGTATCCTGGCGCGCAACACCGTAGCGCAGAGCCGTTTGTTTCATGTCGAAGCACTCGACCTGCGTTTTTCCAACGGAGAAGAGCGTCAGTTCGAACGCTTGACCGGCGCGGACAGAGGCGCGGTGATGATTGTCGCCATGCCCGACCCGGAGCATGTGCTGCTAATTCGCGAATACGCGGCGGGGTTTGAAGATTATGTACTCACCCTGCCCAAGGGATTGGTGGACCCCGGCGAAGATATCATCACCGCCGCCAATCGAGAGTTAATGGAAGAATGCGGCGTTGGCGCGCATCACCTTGAGCCGCTAACGGAGCTCTCTCTGGCGCCCAATTATATGCGCCACCGTATGCAGGTGCTCATGGCAACCGACCTCTACCCCAAGCGCCTGCCAGGCGATGAACCCGAGCCCTTGATTGTCGAAACCCATGCGCTAGAAGAGCTACCCGCCTTGTTGCTGCGAGAAGATTTTCATGAGGCACGGGCGATCGCCGCGCTGTATATTGCCCGCGATAAATTACGCGAAGAGAAGCGCAATAACGCGACGGATTTGCTGTAA
- a CDS encoding CLCA_X family protein gives MSINAREFYRNGPSHREQRASSFGLIRRQFDFRSIEIGRWVTSVERDRAAELFHDALCDLMLILQGPEALISLRGSLALQYGCGGRPGVSAHYDPNQRSFALAKNAGPGSIAHEWFHAFDHYITSKCFRAAPNRSFASVAWLADAAPISHPLNDRLRQCFQAILLQPEGDQPSELFRYSAQVDKQLGQLYYSQPEELCARAFEAFVQDATVTNHFLVKGTKASPEAERGLYPQGEQRQRINDLFGKYFAALGKALENEGQANTPMTHA, from the coding sequence GTGAGTATCAATGCGCGTGAATTTTATCGTAATGGACCGTCTCACCGTGAACAGCGTGCCAGCAGTTTTGGGCTAATTCGACGGCAGTTTGATTTTCGCTCTATCGAGATTGGTCGCTGGGTGACAAGCGTCGAACGGGACCGTGCAGCGGAGCTATTTCACGATGCGCTGTGCGATTTAATGTTGATCCTTCAAGGGCCTGAAGCACTGATTTCGCTGCGCGGCTCGCTGGCATTGCAATATGGGTGCGGGGGCAGGCCGGGCGTGTCTGCACACTACGACCCTAACCAGCGCAGTTTTGCACTAGCTAAAAATGCCGGCCCCGGGAGTATCGCCCACGAATGGTTCCATGCCTTCGACCACTACATCACCAGTAAATGTTTTCGTGCGGCACCTAACCGTTCCTTTGCTTCTGTTGCCTGGCTGGCTGATGCTGCGCCTATATCTCACCCGCTTAACGATCGTTTGAGACAATGCTTTCAAGCCATTCTGTTGCAGCCGGAGGGCGACCAGCCAAGCGAACTGTTTAGGTACTCGGCCCAGGTGGATAAACAACTTGGCCAACTCTATTACAGTCAGCCTGAAGAGCTATGCGCGCGGGCGTTTGAGGCCTTTGTTCAAGACGCCACGGTTACTAACCACTTCTTGGTAAAAGGCACTAAAGCCTCGCCTGAAGCTGAGCGCGGACTTTACCCCCAAGGCGAACAACGCCAGCGGATTAACGACCTATTTGGCAAGTATTTTGCCGCGCTGGGCAAGGCACTGGAGAATGAAGGCCAAGCGAATACCCCAATGACTCACGCTTAA
- a CDS encoding oxidoreductase, with protein sequence MKAIINVGLVGYGFASKTFHMPLIRATQGLDLVAVSSSDAAKVHADLPEVDVESKALALCERKDIDLVVIPTPNDTHFPLAKAALSAGKHVVVDKPFTVTLSEAKQLKALATDKERMVSVFHNRRWDSDFLTIKALLEAGTLGRVTGFESHFDRFRPEVRDRWREKATPGGGIWYDLGPHLLDQACELFGMPHAILLELGALREGAKADDDFLALLEYDGFRVTLAAGTLVAEPTPRFRIHGTQGSFVKYGLDPQEDRLKAGESPTPLWGEDSQHGVLTLREGEGEDAPLVRRELPTQPGDYLAYYQAIASAIRDGAPLPVGIDDALRSMALLEAGLDSHRQRRWISLKNHL encoded by the coding sequence ATGAAGGCAATTATTAATGTGGGCTTGGTGGGTTACGGTTTTGCCAGCAAGACGTTTCATATGCCGCTTATTCGGGCCACGCAAGGGCTGGATCTTGTGGCCGTGTCCTCCAGTGATGCGGCCAAAGTACATGCCGATTTGCCCGAGGTTGACGTTGAAAGCAAGGCGCTTGCGCTGTGCGAGCGCAAGGATATCGATCTGGTCGTGATACCCACGCCCAACGATACGCACTTTCCACTTGCCAAGGCGGCACTATCCGCTGGCAAGCATGTGGTGGTCGATAAGCCGTTTACCGTGACGCTTTCCGAAGCCAAACAGCTAAAGGCCTTAGCGACAGATAAAGAGCGGATGGTCTCGGTATTTCATAATCGTCGTTGGGACAGCGATTTTTTAACCATCAAAGCGCTGCTTGAGGCGGGTACATTGGGCCGCGTGACCGGGTTCGAATCTCATTTTGATCGCTTTCGGCCGGAAGTGCGCGACCGCTGGCGCGAGAAAGCCACACCAGGCGGGGGTATTTGGTACGACCTGGGCCCGCATTTGCTGGACCAGGCCTGCGAGCTGTTTGGCATGCCCCATGCCATTTTGCTGGAGCTAGGCGCGTTACGTGAGGGCGCTAAGGCAGACGATGATTTTCTTGCCCTGCTCGAGTACGACGGATTTCGCGTTACGCTTGCGGCCGGCACCTTGGTCGCTGAGCCGACGCCGCGTTTTCGGATTCATGGCACCCAGGGCAGCTTCGTTAAATATGGCTTAGACCCTCAGGAAGATCGTTTAAAAGCCGGTGAGTCGCCGACGCCTCTGTGGGGCGAAGACAGTCAGCACGGTGTGTTGACACTGCGGGAAGGCGAGGGGGAAGACGCCCCACTGGTGCGCCGTGAGCTCCCCACCCAGCCTGGCGATTACCTGGCTTATTACCAGGCTATTGCCAGTGCAATTCGCGATGGAGCACCGCTCCCGGTGGGTATCGACGATGCGCTACGCAGTATGGCATTGCTGGAGGCGGGGCTTGATAGCCACCGCCAGCGGCGTTGGATATCGTTGAAAAATCATCTGTAA